In a genomic window of Phycodurus eques isolate BA_2022a chromosome 2, UOR_Pequ_1.1, whole genome shotgun sequence:
- the LOC133396996 gene encoding nuclear receptor-binding protein-like isoform X1 — protein sequence MIAEAEWKGPTAAEANKTESAAAGGHVTCNAHQVPSGASAQPSGSTTTEDEDESEDESEILEESPCGRWQKRREEVNQRNVPGIDTAYLAMDTEEGVEVVWNEVMFSERKNFKLLEEKVEAVFDNLIHLDHANIVKFHKYWIDTKENRARVIFITEYMSSGSLKQFLKKTKKNHKAMNEKAWKRWCTHILSALSYLHSCDPPIIHGNLTCDTIFIQHNGLIKIGSVAPDIINNHVKTCHEEQKNLHFFAPEYGTVTDMSTAVDIYSFGMCALEMALLEIQGNGESSFVSEDAVNTAIELLEDPLQRELIQKCLDCDPCTRPTARELLFNKALFEVPLLKLLAAHCIVSHQYMIPENALEEITKNMDPNLIIADKKDVVQLKVSQFPALELDKFLEDVRNGIYPLTAFGLPSPKQPQEQNGKSPIVIPLVKSPTPEPAELETRRVCMTQCIFLDMSVEVGMRSKCIHLSVCLLQVIHMQCSGELIEEGPKYHLTLLLKLEDKLNRHLSCDMLPHENVQDLAGELVQLGFICEMDRTKIASLLQESFTQALNQHHVLQSKSVTFSP from the exons ATGATTGCGGAGGCAGAGTGGAAAGGACCCACGGCCGCTGAGGCCAACAAAACCGAGTCCGCGGCGGCGGGGGGGCACGTGACTTGTAATGCTCATCAGGTACCAAGCGGGGCCTCCGCCCAGCCCTCTGGCTCCACCACcactgaggatgaggatgaaagTGAAGACGAGTCCGAAATCCTCGAGGAGAGTCCCTGCGGCCGCTGGCAGAAGCGCAGAGAGGAG GTGAATCAGCGAAATGTTCCCGGGATAGACACGGCATACTTGGCCATGGATACCGAGGAAGGGGTGGAGGTGGTGTGGAATGAAGTCATGTTCTCAGAAAGGAAGAACTTCAAGCTGCTGGAG GAGAAGGTCGAGGCTGTTTTTGATAACCTGATCCATTTAGATCATGCCAATATTGTCAAGTTCCACAAGTACTGGATCGACACCAAGGAGAACCGGGCCCGG GTGATTTTCATTACTGAGTACATGTCATCGGGAAGTTTAAAGCAGTTTCTGAAGAAGACCAAAAAGAATCACAAGGCCATGAATGAAAAG gcttggaagagatggTGCACACACATCCTGTCAGCTCTCAG TTATCTCCACTCCTGTGATCCCCCCATCATCCACGGCAACCTGACTTGTGACACCATCTTCATCCAGCACAATGGCCTAATCAAGATCGGATCAg TTGCTCCAGACATCATCAACAACCATGTGAAGACATGCCATGAAGAACAGAAGAACTTGCATTTCTTTGCCCCGGAATATGGAA CTGTCACTGACATGAGCACAGCTGTAGACATCTACTCATTCGGCATGTGTGCCCTCGAG ATGGCACTTTTGGAGATCCAGGGAAATGGCGagtcttcatttgtgtctgagGATGCCGTCAATACTGCCATAGAGCTGCTGGAGGACCCACTACAGAGG GAGCTAATTCAGAAGTGCCTGGATTGTGACCCATGTACAAGACCCACCGCCCGAGAGCTGCTCTTTAACAAGGCTCTGTTTGAAGTGCCACTACTGAAGCTGCTGGCTGCTCACTGTATTGTCAGTCATCAAT ACATGATCCCAGAGAACGCCCTGGAGGAGATAACCAAAAACATGGACCCGAATCTCATTATCGCTGACAAGAAAGATGTTGTTCAGCTCAA GGTCTCACAATTTCCTGCCTTGGAGCTTGATAAGTTCCTGGAGGATGTGCG AAACGGGATTTATCCCCTAACGGCGTTCGGCCTTCCCTCTCCGAAGCAGCCCCAAGAGCAGAATGGTAAATCTCCCATTGTGATTCCTTTGGTGAAGTCCCCCACACCTGAGCCTGCAGAGCTGGAGACACGGCGGGTGTGTATGACGCAGTGCATATTTCTGGATATGAGTGTGGAAGTAGGCATGAGAAGCAAATGTATTCACCTTTCTGTCTGTCTCCTTCAGGTCATTCATATGCAGTGCAGTGGTGAACTCATTGAGGAGGGACCCAAATATCAT CTGACATTGCTGCTGAAGCTGGAGGACAAGCTGAACAGACATCTAAGCTGTGACATGTTACCTC
- the LOC133396996 gene encoding nuclear receptor-binding protein-like isoform X2 yields the protein MIAEAEWKGPTAAEANKTESAAAGGHVTCNAHQVPSGASAQPSGSTTTEDEDESEDESEILEESPCGRWQKRREEVNQRNVPGIDTAYLAMDTEEGVEVVWNEVMFSERKNFKLLEEKVEAVFDNLIHLDHANIVKFHKYWIDTKENRARVIFITEYMSSGSLKQFLKKTKKNHKAMNEKAWKRWCTHILSALSYLHSCDPPIIHGNLTCDTIFIQHNGLIKIGSVAPDIINNHVKTCHEEQKNLHFFAPEYGTVTDMSTAVDIYSFGMCALEMALLEIQGNGESSFVSEDAVNTAIELLEDPLQRELIQKCLDCDPCTRPTARELLFNKALFEVPLLKLLAAHCIVSHQYMIPENALEEITKNMDPNLIIADKKDVVQLKVSQFPALELDKFLEDVRNGIYPLTAFGLPSPKQPQEQNGKSPIVIPLVKSPTPEPAELETRRVIHMQCSGELIEEGPKYHLTLLLKLEDKLNRHLSCDMLPHENVQDLAGELVQLGFICEMDRTKIASLLQESFTQALNQHHVLQSKSVTFSP from the exons ATGATTGCGGAGGCAGAGTGGAAAGGACCCACGGCCGCTGAGGCCAACAAAACCGAGTCCGCGGCGGCGGGGGGGCACGTGACTTGTAATGCTCATCAGGTACCAAGCGGGGCCTCCGCCCAGCCCTCTGGCTCCACCACcactgaggatgaggatgaaagTGAAGACGAGTCCGAAATCCTCGAGGAGAGTCCCTGCGGCCGCTGGCAGAAGCGCAGAGAGGAG GTGAATCAGCGAAATGTTCCCGGGATAGACACGGCATACTTGGCCATGGATACCGAGGAAGGGGTGGAGGTGGTGTGGAATGAAGTCATGTTCTCAGAAAGGAAGAACTTCAAGCTGCTGGAG GAGAAGGTCGAGGCTGTTTTTGATAACCTGATCCATTTAGATCATGCCAATATTGTCAAGTTCCACAAGTACTGGATCGACACCAAGGAGAACCGGGCCCGG GTGATTTTCATTACTGAGTACATGTCATCGGGAAGTTTAAAGCAGTTTCTGAAGAAGACCAAAAAGAATCACAAGGCCATGAATGAAAAG gcttggaagagatggTGCACACACATCCTGTCAGCTCTCAG TTATCTCCACTCCTGTGATCCCCCCATCATCCACGGCAACCTGACTTGTGACACCATCTTCATCCAGCACAATGGCCTAATCAAGATCGGATCAg TTGCTCCAGACATCATCAACAACCATGTGAAGACATGCCATGAAGAACAGAAGAACTTGCATTTCTTTGCCCCGGAATATGGAA CTGTCACTGACATGAGCACAGCTGTAGACATCTACTCATTCGGCATGTGTGCCCTCGAG ATGGCACTTTTGGAGATCCAGGGAAATGGCGagtcttcatttgtgtctgagGATGCCGTCAATACTGCCATAGAGCTGCTGGAGGACCCACTACAGAGG GAGCTAATTCAGAAGTGCCTGGATTGTGACCCATGTACAAGACCCACCGCCCGAGAGCTGCTCTTTAACAAGGCTCTGTTTGAAGTGCCACTACTGAAGCTGCTGGCTGCTCACTGTATTGTCAGTCATCAAT ACATGATCCCAGAGAACGCCCTGGAGGAGATAACCAAAAACATGGACCCGAATCTCATTATCGCTGACAAGAAAGATGTTGTTCAGCTCAA GGTCTCACAATTTCCTGCCTTGGAGCTTGATAAGTTCCTGGAGGATGTGCG AAACGGGATTTATCCCCTAACGGCGTTCGGCCTTCCCTCTCCGAAGCAGCCCCAAGAGCAGAATGGTAAATCTCCCATTGTGATTCCTTTGGTGAAGTCCCCCACACCTGAGCCTGCAGAGCTGGAGACACGGCGG GTCATTCATATGCAGTGCAGTGGTGAACTCATTGAGGAGGGACCCAAATATCAT CTGACATTGCTGCTGAAGCTGGAGGACAAGCTGAACAGACATCTAAGCTGTGACATGTTACCTC